The proteins below are encoded in one region of Telopea speciosissima isolate NSW1024214 ecotype Mountain lineage chromosome 10, Tspe_v1, whole genome shotgun sequence:
- the LOC122643094 gene encoding dirigent protein 22-like, with translation MTSQSIKPPMAKILPKLIVFLAIFITFSTVAVDGESHSFSKTLPPGSMKLKREKVSHLHFYFHDTVSGRNPTAITVAQAESSKTSPTTFGRMRMIDDPLTESPENTSKIVGRAQGIYGFASQSELGLLMTLNYAFTEGKYNGSTLSIVGRNTVLSEVREMPVVGGSGLFRFARGYALAKTHWFDPKSEDAVVEYNVYVIHY, from the coding sequence ATGACTTCACAATCCATCAAGCCTCCAATGGCCAAAATTCTCCCTAAACTCATCGTTTTCTTAGCCATCTTCATCACCTTCTCGACGGTTGCCGTCGACGGCGAATCTCACAGCTTTTCTAAGACTCTACCACCGGGATCCATGAAGCTTAAGCGTGAGAAGGTAAGTCACCTTCACTTCTACTTCCATGATACTGTTAGTGGCCGTAACCCAACTGCCATAACGGTTGCTCAAGCAGAATCCTCAAAGACATCACCAACAACGTTCGGTAGGATGAGGATGATCGACGATCCATTAACGGAGAGTCCAGAGAATACATCGAAAATCGTGGGAAGAGCTCAAGGGATCTATGGATTTGCATCACAGAGTGAATTGGGTCTCTTAATGACACTTAATTATGCTTTCACTGAAGGGAAGTATAACGGGAGCACACTCAGCATAGTTGGGAGAAACACAGTGTTGTCGGAGGTAAGAGAGATGCCGGTGGTCGGAGGGAGTGGACTTTTCCGGTTCGCTCGAGGCTATGCTCTTGCCAAGACTCACTGGTTCGATCCTAAATCTGAGGATGCTGTGGTGGAGTATAATGTTTATGTCATCCATTACTGA